In Arachis hypogaea cultivar Tifrunner chromosome 17, arahy.Tifrunner.gnm2.J5K5, whole genome shotgun sequence, a single window of DNA contains:
- the LOC140180575 gene encoding uncharacterized protein, translating into MEEIREAVWDCESSKAPGSDGYNMNFIKKCWDDIAPKFTGDKEIKDLRLISMKMSFGSRWREWVKECVSTTSMLILINGSPTKPFKMERSLRQGDLLSPFLFVLVADILHRIVGEAVRNKRILPLLVGKDNIDLSHLQFAYDTILFCPPEEETIRNYVRLLRCFEVISGLSINFDKSSLIPINCEQLWTYNMCNLLGCKEANLPVRYLGISLGENPRRVSTWKPIINKVEEKLSLWKVKVLNKAGKLVLIKSVLNSLSRGLWKDICQLQFKDRNVRDKMIARLSMEVGDGRRTRFWEDVWLQSGSLKMSFPRFFSVSNQRRSVIGDCGFWNGLEWIWNFQWRRDLFQWELELVKQLHETLRPVKIERDTQDRVVWKFDKEGIFSTKSFVQVLQSETLLEDITSYSFTKELFVWKEECNKWLICFFAVIWNVWLERNGLIFNNKEAGAEEVFHKSLTSYREWISIAPFCY; encoded by the exons ATGGAGGAGATTAGAGAGGCAGTTTGGGATTGTGAATCATCTAAGGCACCAGGAAGTGATGGGTATAACATGAATTTCATTAAAAAGTGCTGGGATGATATCG CACCTAAGTTCACTggagacaaggagattaaggacctCCGGCTGATTAGTATG AAGATGAGCTTTGGGTCGAGGTGGAGGGAATGGGTGAAGGAGTGTGTTAGTACAACTTCTATGTTGATTTTGATAAATGGCTCACCAACTAAACCTTTTAAGATGGAAAGGAGTTTGAGACAAGGTGATCTACTGTCTCCATTTTTGTTTGTGCTTGTGGCTGATATTCTGCATAGGATTGTAGGGGAGGCAGTCAGAAACAAACGTATTTTGCCTTTGCTAGTTGGTAAGGATAATATAGACTTGTCACATCTCCAGTTTGCATATGACACTATATTATTTTGTCCACCGGAAGAGGAGACCATTAGAAACTATGTCAGATTGCTAAGGTGTTTTGAGGTGATATCAGGGTTAAGTATCAACTTCGATAAGTCTAGTTTGATCCCAATCAATTGCGAACAGTTGTGGACTTACAATATGTGCAACTTATTGGGATGTAAGGAGGCTAACCTTCCAGTCAGATATCTTGGCATTTCATTAGGAGAAAACCCAAGGCGGGTCAGCACTTGGAAACCGATAATTAATaaagtggaggagaagcttaGCTTGTGGAAGGTGAAAGTGCTCAATAAAGCGGGTAAGCTAGTCCTTATTAAATCTGTATTGAATAGCTTGTCG AGGGGCCTATGGAAGGATATCTGTCAGCTGCAATTCAAAGATCGTAATGTGAGAGATAAGATGATTGCTAGGTTGTCTATGGAGGTGGGCGATGGAAGGAGGACTCGGTTCTGGGAAGATGTTTGGCTACAAAGTGGTTCACTAAAGATGAGTTTTCCGAGGttcttctctgtttcaaaccaaagAAGATCTGTCATAGGGGATTGTGGATTTTGGAACgggttagagtggatttggaacttccaGTGGAGGCGAGAtttattccaatgggagttggaattAGTGAAACAACTGCATGAGACTTTAAGGCCTGTAAAGATAGAACGTGATACGCAAGATAGAGTTGTATGGAAGTTTGACAAGGAAGGCATTTTTTCAACTAAATCTTTTGTGCAGGTGTTGCAATCAGAAACACTACTGGAGGACATCACCAGCTATAGTTTCACCAAAGAGTTATTTGTCTG GAAAGAGGAGTGTAACAAGTGGCTCATATGCTTCTTTGCAGTTATTTGGAATGTTTGGCTAGAGAGGAACGGGCTGATCTTTAATAACAAAGAAGCTGGAGCAGAAGAGGTGTTCCACAAATCTTTGACCAGTTATAGAGAGTGGATTAGTATAGCTCCCTTTTGTTATTGA
- the LOC112764872 gene encoding probable glycosyltransferase At5g03795, translating to MLMSSTVKQTQQLSPNHGLFSLRGALLTLAILTLLSFTFLSLKYSTPSPQISVAKLVDPEVKEHNDEEEGGEELSDIYHSPRVFKLNYAEMMEKFKVYIYPDGDPKTFYQTPRKLTGKYASEGYFFQNIRESRFRTLDPDQAHLFFIPISCHKMRGKGTSYDNMTIIVQNYVEGLIAKYPYWNRTLGADHFFVTCHDVGVRATEGLPFLIKNTIRAVCSPSYDVGFIPHKDVALPQVLQPFALPAGGNDIENRTNLGFWAGHRNSKIRVILARVWENDTELDISNNRISRATGHLVYQKRFYKTKFCICPGGSQVNSARIADSIHYGCIPVILSNYYDLPFNDIVDWRKFAVVLKESDVYQLKQILKNISHAEFVSLHNNLVKIQKHFQWNTPPISYDAFHMVMYDLWLRHYTIKY from the exons ATGCTGATGAGTTCCACCGTGAAGCAAACCCAGCAGCTGTCCCCAAATCATGGCCTCTTCTCTCTCCGTGGCGCACTTCTCACCCTCGCCATTCTCACCCTTCTCTCCTTCACATTTCTCTCCCTCAAGTACTCCACCCCTTCCCCTCAG ATCTCTGTAGCAAAGCTTGTGGATCCTGAAGTGAAGGAACACAATGatgaggaagaaggaggagaagagttGTCTGATATATACCACTCGCCGCGAGTTTTCAAGCTGAATTACGCGGAGATGATGGAGAAGTTCAAGGTTTATATATATCCTGATGGAGATCCcaagacattttatcaaacacctaggaAGCTCACTGGGAAATATGCCAGTGAGGGATATTTCTTCCAGAACATTCGGGAGAGCAGGTTCCGAACCCTCGATCCGGATCAGGCGCACCTCTTCTTCATACCAATCTCCTGTCATAAGATGCGTGGCAAG GGCACATCTTATGATAATATGACAATAATTGTCCAAAATTACGTGGAGGGCTTAATAGCCAAATATCCTTATTGGAACAGAACCTTGGGTGCTGATCACTTCTTTGTCACTTGTCATGATGTTGGTGTAAGGGCAACAGAAGGGCTTCCATTTCTTATCAAGAATACCATTCGAGCAGTGTGCTCCCCTAGCTATGATGTTGGATTCATTCCACACAAAGATGTTGCTCTCCCTCAAGTACTACAGCCCTTTGCTCTTCCAGCTGGAGGGAATGATATAGAGAACAG GACTAATCTTGGATTTTGGGCTGGTCATCGTAACTCTAAGATTAGAGTCATTCTTGCACGTGTATGGGAAAATGACACTGAACTTGACATTTCTAACAATAGAATTAGTAGGGCTACTGGACATCTGGTATATCAGAAGAGATTTTACAAGACCAAGTTTTGTATATGCCCTGGTGGTTCACAGGTTAATAGTGCTCGAATAGCCGACTCTATCCATTATGGATGCATCCCTG TGATATTATCAAATTACTATGACCTCCCTTTTAATGACATTGTTGACTGGAGAAAATTTGCTGTTGTACTCAAGGAGAGTGATGTATACCAACTAAAACAGATCCTCAAAAATATATCACATGCTGAGTTTGTATCACTTCATAATAATTTAGTCAAG ATTCAGAAACACTTCCAATGGAATACACCACCTATATCATATGATGCATTTCATATGGTAATGTACGACCTCTGGCTACGCCATTACACGATCAAATACTGA